One Qipengyuania aurantiaca genomic region harbors:
- a CDS encoding thiamine phosphate synthase — MAARYSASVTNRQTLPLLWLLSDARNDAGLEVALHDLPQGSGFVFRHYHLPEAARRERFEALAARARSCGHVVILSGPGDWGVDGHYGRPACWGAGLKLATAHNGDEIEAALATGADGIFLSPVFPTRSHPGAATLGVMGFRVLAQQSPVPVIALGGMTRMRAEELDWPRWGAIDGLASPNGA; from the coding sequence ATGGCGGCGCGCTATAGCGCAAGCGTGACCAATCGCCAGACCCTTCCCTTGCTGTGGCTGCTCTCCGACGCGCGCAACGACGCGGGACTGGAGGTGGCGCTGCATGACCTGCCGCAGGGATCAGGCTTCGTCTTCCGGCACTACCACCTGCCCGAAGCCGCCCGGCGCGAACGGTTCGAGGCGCTGGCCGCCCGTGCGCGCAGCTGCGGCCACGTCGTGATCCTCTCCGGGCCGGGCGACTGGGGTGTGGATGGCCACTACGGCCGGCCGGCATGCTGGGGTGCAGGGCTGAAACTCGCAACCGCCCATAATGGCGACGAGATCGAAGCCGCGCTTGCTACCGGGGCAGACGGCATATTCCTCTCGCCTGTCTTCCCCACCCGTTCGCATCCGGGCGCAGCAACGCTCGGTGTCATGGGCTTTCGCGTCCTGGCGCAGCAATCGCCGGTCCCCGTGATCGCATTGGGCGGCATGACCCGAATGCGCGCGGAGGAACTCGACTGGCCGCGTTGGGGGGCGATCGACGGACTCGCTTCGCCGAACGGCGCTTGA
- a CDS encoding FtsK/SpoIIIE family DNA translocase, whose product MATRAGAKPDWRAAFRRSLRRATHMAGAGALFALLLFLALALASYTQTDPSTSTAASGNTIANWMGASGAWAAERAYFVFGLPALLLLPLLWISARRLWTGVEDPDEEETPGKWWSPFALLMLAMLLLGTVVSLLFDENPGPFPAGAGGLAGLLGAGGIEAVATRFGGGFSGWVLAAFGLVALGGGLALVTKVFALDWAQFFTLPEILKRRPQLSDIDLPLAPRKQKRAKRPTLEDDDNEDEDTPERPQRRSPEIADPVAAPARSAPAKPKQRDMFANFQLPSTDLLDDQPEQKAAKLDKIALERNARLLENVLDDFNVKGEITAVRAGPVVTMYELEPAPGIKASRVVGLAEDIARNMSAISARVSPIPGKTVIGIELPNADRQMVSYKELATSSAFVDHGGSLPMILGKDIAGEPIIADLAAMPHLLVAGTTGSGKSVGLNAILLSLLYRFTPEECRLILIDPKVLELKTYDDIPHLLSPVVTEPAKSVRALKWAVEEMEKRYRMMSSVNSRNIAGFNEKVKKAIEKGKPLGRRVQTGFDPETGEELYEEEQLDYEPLPLIVLIVDELADLMVTVGKEIEVLIQRLSQKSRAAGIHLIMATQRPSVDVITGVIKANLPTRISFKVTSRIDSRTILGEQGAEQLLGKGDMLYKPNTGAMVRVHGPFVADEEVERVADHWREQGKPDYVDAVTEEPEDGGFNFEDEFTASDNPEERKYRQACQIVIENQKASGSWLQRQMGVGYNTAAKWIERMESEGLVGPANHVGRREIYRDQDGNPI is encoded by the coding sequence ATGGCCACGCGCGCAGGCGCCAAACCCGATTGGCGGGCGGCTTTTCGCCGCTCGCTGCGGCGCGCGACGCATATGGCAGGGGCGGGCGCGCTCTTCGCCCTCCTGCTGTTCCTTGCGCTTGCTTTGGCCAGCTACACGCAGACCGATCCCAGCACCTCCACCGCAGCCTCCGGCAACACCATCGCCAACTGGATGGGCGCAAGCGGGGCCTGGGCGGCCGAGCGTGCCTATTTCGTGTTCGGCCTGCCCGCGCTGCTCCTCTTGCCGCTGCTCTGGATTTCCGCGCGCCGGCTGTGGACCGGTGTCGAGGATCCCGACGAAGAAGAGACGCCCGGCAAGTGGTGGAGTCCTTTCGCTCTCCTGATGCTCGCCATGCTGCTGCTGGGAACGGTCGTCTCCCTGTTGTTCGACGAGAACCCCGGCCCCTTCCCGGCTGGCGCGGGCGGTCTGGCAGGCCTGCTCGGCGCTGGCGGGATCGAGGCGGTCGCGACCCGCTTTGGCGGCGGCTTCTCCGGCTGGGTTCTCGCGGCATTCGGGCTCGTTGCGCTTGGCGGTGGGCTGGCGCTGGTGACCAAGGTCTTCGCGCTCGACTGGGCGCAATTCTTCACGCTTCCCGAAATCCTCAAGCGCCGCCCGCAGCTGTCCGATATCGACCTGCCGCTCGCGCCCAGGAAGCAGAAGCGCGCCAAGCGCCCCACGCTGGAAGACGACGACAACGAAGACGAGGACACGCCCGAGCGCCCTCAGCGTCGCTCGCCCGAGATCGCCGATCCGGTGGCGGCACCCGCTCGTTCGGCCCCGGCCAAGCCCAAGCAGCGCGACATGTTCGCCAATTTCCAGCTGCCCAGCACCGACCTGCTTGACGACCAACCCGAGCAGAAGGCGGCCAAGCTCGACAAGATCGCGCTCGAGCGCAACGCGCGCCTGCTCGAAAACGTGCTCGACGATTTCAACGTGAAGGGCGAGATTACCGCCGTTCGCGCAGGCCCCGTCGTCACCATGTACGAGCTGGAACCCGCGCCCGGCATCAAGGCCAGCCGCGTCGTCGGCCTTGCCGAAGATATCGCCCGCAACATGAGCGCCATCAGCGCGCGCGTTTCGCCCATTCCGGGCAAGACCGTGATCGGCATCGAATTGCCCAACGCCGACCGCCAGATGGTCAGCTACAAGGAACTGGCGACCTCCAGCGCCTTCGTCGACCATGGCGGCAGTCTGCCGATGATCTTGGGCAAGGACATTGCAGGCGAGCCGATCATTGCCGACCTTGCCGCCATGCCGCATTTGCTCGTTGCCGGCACGACCGGTTCGGGCAAGTCGGTTGGGCTCAACGCGATCCTCCTGTCGCTGCTCTACCGCTTCACGCCCGAAGAGTGCCGCCTGATCCTGATCGATCCCAAGGTCCTCGAGCTGAAGACCTACGACGACATCCCGCATCTCCTCAGCCCCGTGGTGACGGAACCGGCCAAGTCGGTCCGTGCGCTCAAATGGGCGGTCGAGGAGATGGAGAAGCGCTATCGCATGATGTCGAGCGTGAACTCGCGCAACATCGCGGGCTTCAACGAGAAGGTGAAAAAGGCGATCGAGAAGGGCAAGCCGCTTGGCCGCCGCGTGCAGACGGGTTTCGATCCCGAGACCGGGGAGGAATTGTACGAGGAAGAGCAGCTCGATTACGAACCGCTGCCTCTGATCGTCCTCATTGTTGACGAGCTGGCCGACCTGATGGTCACCGTCGGCAAGGAAATCGAGGTGCTGATCCAGCGCCTGTCGCAAAAGAGCCGCGCGGCGGGCATCCACCTCATCATGGCGACACAGCGGCCCTCGGTCGATGTCATCACCGGCGTCATCAAGGCCAACCTCCCCACCCGTATCAGCTTCAAGGTCACGAGCCGCATCGACAGCCGCACGATCCTGGGCGAACAGGGCGCCGAGCAGCTCTTGGGCAAGGGCGATATGCTCTACAAGCCCAACACCGGCGCCATGGTCCGCGTCCATGGTCCTTTCGTGGCCGACGAGGAAGTCGAGCGCGTGGCCGATCACTGGCGCGAACAGGGCAAGCCCGATTACGTCGACGCCGTGACCGAGGAACCCGAAGACGGCGGCTTCAATTTCGAGGACGAGTTCACCGCTTCCGACAATCCCGAAGAGCGCAAGTACCGCCAGGCCTGCCAGATCGTGATCGAGAACCAGAAGGCGTCCGGCAGCTGGCTCCAGCGCCAGATGGGTGTGGGCTACAACACCGCCGCCAAGTGGATCGAACGCATGGAAAGCGAAGGCCTTGTCGGCCCCGCCAACCACGTCGGCCGCCGCGAGATTTACCGCGACCAGGACGGAAACCCGATTTAA
- a CDS encoding TIGR00341 family protein has protein sequence MTATTTADLPADEEAERAARWVFSPVGRAIAPFRRYWRDHVRAGVDHKEVVAKIATECPTTPRYMLMTMMSAGIAILGLLLSSPAVVIGAMLLSPLMSPILGVGFALATGKQKWLKISAKSLALGSVAAVLFSALIVLVSPLQTVTEEIAARTRPNLFDLMVALFSSIAGSYAMIRGREGSIVGVAIATALMPPLAVVGFGLATLNWTVFFGAFGLFFTNFLTIALTATIMARLYGFRTTLSSRQGWFQNVGIFFIFTALAIPLGLSLRQIAWETNSQRIVKNAIQSEFGERARISEQAIDWDSEPLAITATVFTPDFDTSANADITADLKERLGRDVTVRVEQFRVGANPGAAEQAELARARAAEQAAATERQIAAMVSRMVMAAGVERGEVLLDRDTRRVSATARPLPGLSLEGYRELERRVGGDTPGWTVNLRPPAQPLPAISLGEDGPDEAGAAAEVTTTWAARRIGLPLVLRGPEEQTAALATRLRAAGIEIAQVESVDQDRIAIGWASLPQ, from the coding sequence ATGACCGCGACGACGACTGCAGACCTTCCCGCCGACGAAGAGGCCGAACGCGCCGCGCGTTGGGTTTTCTCACCCGTCGGCCGAGCTATCGCGCCCTTCCGCCGCTACTGGCGCGACCATGTGCGCGCCGGGGTCGATCACAAGGAAGTCGTCGCCAAGATTGCGACCGAGTGTCCGACGACGCCGCGCTACATGCTGATGACGATGATGTCGGCAGGCATCGCAATCCTCGGCCTGCTGCTCTCGTCGCCGGCAGTTGTTATCGGGGCCATGCTCCTCTCGCCGCTGATGAGCCCGATTCTCGGCGTCGGATTCGCGCTCGCCACCGGCAAGCAGAAATGGCTCAAGATCAGCGCCAAGTCGCTTGCGCTGGGCAGCGTGGCCGCGGTGCTCTTCTCCGCGCTGATCGTGCTGGTTTCGCCCTTGCAGACGGTGACCGAGGAAATCGCAGCCCGCACGCGGCCGAACCTGTTCGACCTGATGGTCGCGCTCTTCTCCTCCATCGCCGGCTCCTACGCCATGATCCGTGGGCGCGAAGGGAGCATCGTCGGCGTGGCCATCGCGACCGCCTTGATGCCGCCGCTCGCCGTGGTCGGTTTCGGCCTTGCCACGCTCAACTGGACGGTCTTTTTCGGCGCCTTCGGCCTCTTCTTCACCAACTTCCTGACCATCGCGCTGACCGCCACGATCATGGCGCGCCTCTATGGTTTCCGCACCACGCTCTCGAGCCGTCAGGGCTGGTTCCAGAACGTGGGTATCTTCTTCATCTTCACCGCGCTGGCGATCCCGCTCGGCCTCTCGCTGCGCCAGATCGCGTGGGAAACGAATTCGCAGCGGATCGTCAAGAACGCCATCCAGTCCGAATTCGGCGAGCGAGCGCGGATAAGCGAGCAGGCGATCGACTGGGACAGCGAACCGCTGGCCATCACAGCGACCGTCTTTACGCCGGATTTCGACACCAGCGCCAACGCCGACATTACGGCCGATCTGAAGGAAAGGCTGGGCCGCGACGTCACCGTACGGGTGGAACAGTTCCGCGTCGGCGCCAATCCCGGCGCAGCCGAGCAGGCCGAGCTTGCCCGCGCCCGCGCCGCCGAACAGGCCGCGGCGACCGAGCGGCAGATCGCCGCCATGGTCTCGCGCATGGTCATGGCTGCCGGGGTCGAACGCGGCGAAGTCCTGCTCGATCGCGACACGCGCCGCGTCAGCGCCACCGCGCGCCCGCTGCCGGGCCTGTCGCTCGAAGGCTATCGCGAGCTTGAAAGGCGTGTGGGGGGCGATACGCCCGGCTGGACCGTCAACCTGCGTCCGCCTGCGCAACCGCTTCCCGCCATCTCCTTGGGCGAAGACGGGCCCGACGAAGCCGGCGCCGCTGCCGAGGTCACCACGACATGGGCGGCCCGGCGAATCGGCTTGCCGCTTGTCCTGCGCGGACCCGAAGAGCAGACGGCAGCGCTCGCAACGCGCCTCCGCGCTGCGGGGATCGAGATTGCGCAAGTCGAGAGCGTCGATCAGGACCGGATTGCGATCGGCTGGGCCAGCTTGCCGCAATAA
- the ald gene encoding alanine dehydrogenase: MRIGCPKEIKNHEYRVGLTPESAKELISQGNEVWIETQAGCGIDATDDQYVAAGAKIVDTPDEIFAECEMVVKVKEPQEVERKKLREGQILYTYLHLAPDAPQTKDLVESGVTAIAYETVTGPRGQLPLLKPMSQVAGRMSVQAGATALEKAHGGRGVLLGGVPGVMPGKVVVIGGGVVGFNAAQMAAGLGADVTILDRDPEVLEKVGTHFESRASTRFSNQANLYDAVCGADLVIGAVLIPGAAAPKLVTREMLKDMQKGAVLVDVAIDQGGCFETSRPTTHAEPTYVVDDIVHYCVANMPGAVARTSTYALNNVTLPHALRIARMGWKDALAADPHLAEGLNVHKGEITYEAVARELGYDYRPVADVLGG; the protein is encoded by the coding sequence ATGCGCATCGGTTGTCCCAAGGAAATCAAGAACCACGAATATCGCGTCGGCCTCACGCCGGAAAGCGCGAAGGAACTGATCAGCCAGGGCAACGAAGTCTGGATCGAAACGCAGGCCGGATGCGGCATCGATGCGACCGACGACCAGTATGTCGCAGCCGGCGCGAAGATCGTCGATACGCCGGACGAGATCTTCGCCGAGTGCGAGATGGTGGTGAAGGTCAAGGAACCGCAGGAAGTCGAGCGCAAGAAGCTGCGCGAAGGCCAGATCCTCTACACCTACCTGCACCTTGCGCCCGATGCGCCGCAGACGAAGGATCTCGTCGAGAGCGGCGTGACGGCCATCGCTTATGAGACCGTCACCGGCCCGCGCGGCCAGTTGCCGCTTCTGAAGCCCATGAGCCAGGTGGCGGGCCGCATGAGCGTGCAGGCCGGCGCGACTGCGCTTGAAAAGGCGCATGGCGGTCGCGGCGTCCTGCTCGGCGGCGTGCCGGGCGTGATGCCGGGTAAGGTCGTGGTGATCGGCGGCGGTGTCGTCGGCTTCAACGCGGCGCAGATGGCCGCAGGACTTGGCGCGGACGTCACCATCCTCGACCGTGATCCCGAAGTGCTGGAAAAGGTCGGCACGCATTTCGAGAGCCGCGCCTCCACGCGGTTCTCGAACCAGGCGAACCTCTATGACGCCGTGTGCGGCGCAGACCTTGTGATCGGCGCGGTTCTGATCCCGGGCGCGGCGGCGCCCAAGCTCGTCACGCGCGAAATGCTCAAGGACATGCAGAAGGGCGCCGTGCTCGTCGATGTCGCAATCGACCAGGGCGGCTGCTTCGAGACCTCGCGTCCGACCACCCATGCCGAACCCACCTATGTGGTCGACGACATCGTGCATTACTGTGTCGCCAACATGCCGGGCGCTGTGGCGCGCACCAGCACTTATGCGCTTAACAACGTGACCCTGCCGCACGCTTTGCGCATCGCGCGCATGGGCTGGAAGGACGCGCTGGCCGCCGATCCGCACCTCGCTGAGGGCCTCAACGTCCACAAGGGCGAGATCACGTACGAAGCGGTGGCGCGCGAACTGGGTTATGATTATCGCCCGGTGGCGGATGTGCTGGGCGGCTGA
- a CDS encoding sensor domain-containing diguanylate cyclase, with product MAALFVLCASFLVVPFQAVAQNTFAPGSVCHASVSKAVDYDAALAKSGAWTCEGETFEWEAERHIIRHDLTGARADSDAPKFAEFDRQQFETLTVIVENEAGHRVRRSFAFDEINFGASSLKAMVALPDPGGTLTSVVMIHEGGWFPEVFVNAKLVEKPTLPVIAGWIHIMAALLCGLLLAPVIFDLVFFRALRESFPLYHALFCLMAVVQTAAVSGLLPMVWPMSFDTEMTVTYLSLDVMVAATFLFAYHFIEDGRLPRRYRRWLLVMPIAVIANGVATVFAIEFFGEWVDHFYFGVLVGVFAAYFYLLVLARRQGSRMAPYLGFGIAPLFLVVLVQAVGVYFVPGLYNFDETWPQNLALLFEVVATALAVADRFMSIRRERDRAVTAARDLETLSELDDLTGLRNRRALEVHYPELVEQGFHAMAVVDLDHFKLINDIHGHPVGDRVIRSAAWALSPGDDSDLAAFRIGGEEFILLLRGEDVADHAEQRRKAVTARIMAEVDELHRPVTASMGFVDFGDLEEGERIDFPTLYARADQLLYAAKCAGRNQAHFGKLDDPVGKPGNVRAAA from the coding sequence GTGGCGGCTTTGTTCGTGCTTTGCGCGAGCTTTCTTGTCGTCCCGTTTCAGGCTGTTGCCCAGAACACTTTCGCGCCGGGTTCCGTCTGCCACGCCTCGGTATCCAAGGCTGTCGATTACGATGCCGCGCTTGCAAAGTCGGGCGCATGGACGTGCGAAGGCGAGACCTTCGAATGGGAGGCCGAACGGCACATCATCCGGCATGACCTGACCGGCGCACGCGCTGACAGCGATGCGCCGAAATTTGCCGAGTTCGACCGGCAGCAGTTCGAAACCCTCACCGTGATAGTGGAAAACGAGGCGGGCCATCGCGTTCGGCGCAGCTTCGCCTTCGACGAGATCAATTTCGGCGCCTCGAGCCTCAAGGCAATGGTCGCCCTTCCCGATCCGGGCGGTACGCTCACCTCGGTCGTCATGATCCACGAAGGCGGCTGGTTTCCCGAAGTCTTCGTCAACGCGAAGCTGGTCGAGAAACCCACCCTTCCGGTGATAGCAGGATGGATCCACATCATGGCGGCGCTGCTGTGCGGCCTCCTGCTTGCGCCGGTAATCTTCGACCTCGTCTTCTTCCGGGCCCTGCGAGAATCCTTTCCGCTCTACCACGCGCTGTTCTGCCTGATGGCGGTGGTGCAGACGGCGGCGGTTTCCGGCCTGCTGCCGATGGTGTGGCCCATGTCCTTCGACACCGAGATGACGGTTACCTACCTCAGCCTGGACGTGATGGTCGCGGCTACTTTCCTGTTCGCCTACCACTTCATCGAGGACGGTCGGCTTCCGCGTCGCTATCGCCGTTGGCTGCTCGTCATGCCGATCGCCGTCATCGCGAACGGCGTCGCCACGGTCTTTGCGATCGAATTCTTCGGCGAATGGGTCGACCACTTTTACTTCGGCGTGCTCGTCGGCGTGTTTGCGGCCTATTTCTACCTGCTGGTTCTGGCGCGCCGTCAGGGGAGCCGGATGGCGCCCTATCTCGGTTTCGGGATCGCGCCGCTGTTCCTCGTCGTGCTGGTGCAGGCGGTGGGCGTGTATTTCGTACCGGGCCTTTACAATTTCGACGAGACCTGGCCGCAGAACCTTGCCCTCCTGTTCGAGGTGGTGGCGACCGCGCTCGCCGTGGCCGATCGCTTCATGAGCATCCGGCGCGAGCGCGACCGCGCCGTAACGGCGGCCCGCGACCTCGAGACCCTGAGCGAGCTCGACGATCTCACTGGCCTGCGCAACCGCCGCGCGCTGGAGGTGCATTATCCCGAGCTTGTCGAGCAGGGTTTCCACGCAATGGCCGTCGTCGACCTCGACCACTTCAAATTGATCAACGACATTCATGGCCATCCTGTAGGCGACCGCGTGATCCGCAGCGCCGCCTGGGCGCTGAGCCCCGGCGACGACAGCGACCTGGCCGCTTTCCGTATTGGCGGGGAAGAATTCATCCTGCTCCTGCGCGGCGAAGATGTTGCCGACCACGCCGAACAGCGCCGCAAGGCCGTGACCGCGCGGATCATGGCCGAAGTCGACGAGCTTCACCGGCCTGTGACGGCGAGTATGGGCTTCGTCGATTTCGGAGACCTGGAGGAAGGCGAGCGGATCGACTTCCCGACGCTCTACGCACGCGCGGACCAGCTGCTCTATGCAGCGAAATGCGCCGGGCGGAACCAGGCCCATTTCGGCAAGCTCGACGACCCGGTCGGCAAACCCGGCAACGTCCGCGCCGCCGCTTAG
- a CDS encoding acyl-CoA thioesterase, with protein sequence MSASFTQDFTAKHEHIDELGHVNNTVWVRWIQDLATAHWADTARPEDAERFFWVVTRHEIDYRGNVSEGETVTGETWIEGEPRGATSIRRVDFRNAAGKVIVSAATTWAMLDRESQRLVRVREDVLAPFRA encoded by the coding sequence GTGAGCGCAAGCTTTACGCAAGACTTCACTGCCAAGCACGAGCACATCGACGAGCTCGGGCACGTCAACAACACGGTTTGGGTCCGCTGGATCCAGGACCTTGCCACCGCGCATTGGGCAGATACGGCACGACCCGAGGATGCCGAGCGGTTCTTCTGGGTCGTGACCCGCCACGAGATCGATTATCGCGGCAATGTCTCCGAGGGCGAGACGGTCACCGGCGAAACATGGATAGAAGGGGAGCCGCGCGGCGCCACCTCGATCCGGCGGGTCGATTTCCGTAACGCGGCGGGCAAGGTCATCGTCTCGGCGGCCACGACGTGGGCCATGCTCGACCGGGAAAGCCAGCGGCTGGTCCGCGTGCGCGAGGACGTGCTCGCGCCGTTTCGCGCCTAA
- a CDS encoding S9 family peptidase encodes MPPKKGSPVTFIRLAACLSAASLALGAPSHAQKTEGTSVTAPTSPPIAEKRDHSYSHHGITIADPYHWMKDQSYPTIDDEDVLEHLKAENAWFEARMEPQQALVDELYEEMKARVKQDDSTVPQKDGDWLYWSEFSEGQEYRKYYRRPVAGGEAQLILDENALAEGHEYFRLGAFSVSKNGRYLAFSSDTNGSERFTARFKDLETGEMLPDEIPGTLTGLTWVMDDKAVVYGLANEQWRVHDATLHVLGTSVSEDVELYRETENDGFRVGAGLSAQEDWLVIAVGDSETSEVRLVRADDPTGEQILVAPRQTGREYDVDLRDGTLYIHTNDDHVNFRLATASLDKPGEWTTLIAGSDEFYLSDFELFKDFYVTEGRLRGLDQIQLRSYADPNLVKPVAFTEASFSTGLANNPEYDTQKLRLAYESMVTPDSVYDYHVATGELELLKQQEIPSGYDANLYTVERIEIAARDGTMVPVSIVSRKDRAAGGPLHLYAYGAYGFAYPPNFSTTRLSLVDRGFAFAIAHIRGGDDLGRNWYLQGKLNERTNTFNDFVDVAKGLIAKGYTTQGKISASGGSAGGELMGVVLNTNPELWGAVVAHVPFVDVLNTMLDKDLPLTPGEWPEWGNPIESKQAFAYILSYSPYDQVVAQDYPPMLVTAGLNDPRVTYWEPAKWVAKLRELKTDDHELLLKTNMGAGHGGKSGRFASIYEVAEEYAFILWQMGLTE; translated from the coding sequence GTGCCGCCCAAGAAGGGATCGCCCGTGACTTTCATTCGACTGGCCGCATGCCTATCTGCCGCATCGCTGGCGCTTGGCGCGCCATCCCATGCCCAGAAAACCGAAGGGACATCCGTGACTGCACCGACCTCGCCGCCGATCGCCGAGAAGCGCGACCATTCCTATTCGCACCACGGAATAACGATTGCCGATCCCTATCACTGGATGAAGGACCAGAGCTATCCGACCATCGACGACGAGGACGTGCTCGAACACCTGAAAGCCGAGAACGCCTGGTTCGAAGCGCGCATGGAGCCGCAGCAGGCGCTGGTCGACGAGCTCTACGAAGAAATGAAGGCGCGGGTGAAGCAGGACGATTCCACCGTCCCGCAAAAGGATGGCGACTGGCTCTACTGGTCCGAATTTTCCGAAGGGCAGGAATACCGCAAATACTACCGCCGCCCGGTCGCAGGCGGCGAGGCCCAGCTGATCCTCGACGAAAACGCGCTGGCCGAAGGGCATGAATACTTTCGTCTCGGCGCGTTCTCCGTGTCGAAGAACGGGCGCTATCTCGCTTTTTCGAGCGATACCAACGGCTCGGAGCGTTTCACCGCGCGGTTCAAGGATCTCGAAACGGGCGAGATGCTGCCCGACGAGATTCCCGGCACGCTGACCGGCCTCACCTGGGTGATGGACGACAAGGCGGTGGTCTACGGCCTCGCCAACGAGCAATGGCGCGTCCACGATGCGACGCTGCACGTCCTCGGCACGAGTGTGTCGGAGGATGTCGAACTCTATCGCGAGACCGAGAACGACGGCTTCCGCGTCGGCGCCGGCCTCTCGGCGCAAGAAGACTGGCTGGTCATCGCCGTCGGCGACAGCGAGACGAGCGAAGTGCGCCTCGTGCGCGCCGACGATCCGACCGGCGAGCAGATCCTCGTCGCTCCCCGCCAGACGGGCCGCGAATACGATGTCGATCTGCGCGACGGCACGCTCTACATCCACACCAACGACGATCACGTGAACTTCCGTCTCGCCACGGCGAGCCTCGACAAGCCCGGCGAATGGACCACGCTGATCGCCGGATCGGACGAATTCTATCTCTCCGACTTCGAGCTGTTCAAGGATTTCTACGTCACCGAAGGCCGCCTGCGCGGATTGGACCAGATCCAACTGCGCAGCTACGCCGACCCCAATCTCGTGAAGCCCGTTGCCTTCACCGAGGCGAGCTTTTCGACCGGCCTTGCGAACAATCCCGAATACGACACGCAGAAGCTGCGTCTCGCCTATGAAAGCATGGTCACGCCGGATTCGGTTTACGACTACCATGTCGCGACCGGCGAACTGGAACTGCTCAAGCAGCAGGAGATCCCGAGCGGCTACGACGCGAATCTCTACACGGTCGAGCGCATCGAGATCGCCGCGCGCGACGGGACCATGGTCCCGGTCTCCATTGTTAGCCGCAAGGACCGCGCGGCGGGCGGTCCACTCCATCTCTACGCCTATGGCGCTTACGGCTTCGCCTATCCGCCCAATTTCTCGACCACGCGCCTCAGCCTCGTCGATCGCGGCTTCGCCTTCGCCATCGCGCATATTCGCGGCGGCGACGATCTGGGCCGCAACTGGTACCTGCAGGGCAAATTGAACGAGCGGACTAACACCTTCAACGATTTCGTCGATGTCGCGAAGGGCCTGATCGCCAAGGGCTACACCACGCAGGGCAAGATCAGCGCCAGCGGCGGGTCTGCCGGCGGAGAGCTGATGGGCGTCGTGCTCAACACTAACCCCGAGCTTTGGGGGGCGGTGGTGGCGCATGTGCCCTTCGTCGACGTGCTCAACACCATGCTCGACAAGGATTTGCCGCTCACGCCGGGCGAATGGCCGGAATGGGGCAACCCGATCGAGAGCAAGCAGGCCTTCGCCTACATCCTCTCCTACAGCCCCTACGATCAGGTGGTGGCGCAGGACTATCCGCCGATGCTGGTAACCGCCGGCCTCAACGATCCCCGCGTTACCTATTGGGAGCCCGCAAAATGGGTCGCCAAGCTGCGCGAGCTGAAGACCGACGATCACGAACTGCTGCTCAAGACCAATATGGGCGCAGGCCACGGCGGCAAGTCGGGCCGTTTCGCCTCGATATACGAAGTCGCCGAGGAATACGCCTTCATCCTGTGGCAGATGGGCCTGACCGAGTGA